The genome window taacttttttttttttaatacagtgatattttctcattttcagGATTGAATTTTGAAAAGGTGAGGTTAAGCATGTGTTCACTTTATTCCTtcttgtatgtgtttgtttactTATGTATGTAGAGGGTATTTAAaagctgtatttactcagtgcaCCTTTTAACATCAGAGTGACATGTATAACTCCAAcatgccagaaaaaaaaaaaaaaaaaaaaatcacttttcttAAAGCTGATCACCTTCTCACTGGCACACAAAACTTTGCACACCAGCTCAGTTTAAGATCATTTGATTGTTTGTGACTGTTTGTGGACTGTACTCTCCAGTGGGGTTTAAGTCTGGGCTTTGACTGGGCTATGCAAAAACGTTCCCTTTTTGTGTCTTACAAGCACTGTTATCAGTTTTGCAGTGTGCTTTGTCATGTTTGcagggtcattgtcatgttggaaggtaaaccttcttCCAATTGGCAGGTTTCTGGCGGAGGGCAGCAGTTTTTTACTAAGGAACGGTATTTTGCACCATCCCTTTTTCTTCTATGCTGACAAGTGCTGCAGAGAAACACCCCATAACAGGATATtaccacctccatgcttcactatTTGGATGCTGAGCTGTATTAGATTTGTCAAACACATTTTGTGTTGTAgccaaattaaattttagtcTCTCCAGTGATATGCTTAGTCCAGACTGCATGTGGCCTTGTTCAggagtggctttttttttttattaagtcagAAGTTCTTTCAAttgcttcagagttgctgttAGCCTTTTGGTAGCCTCTCTGAGCAGTTTGCTCCTGGCTTTGTCATCCAGTTTGGAGTGACATCCTGATCCAGTGAGGGTCTGTGTTGTACCAATTACCTTTCACGTCTTGACAGACTTCACTGTTCTTCTATGCAGTGATAAAGTATTTGAATTCTAACTTGTCTGTGCACAACTTTATCCTGGAGTTAAAGCACTGAATAAATACagctgaataaaacaaaaactggcTTAATTTCTGGCTTCAAAGCAACAAaattcctttgtgtgtgtgtgtgtgtgtgtgtgtgtgtgtgtgtgtgtatatatatatatatatatatatatatatatatatatatatatatatatatatatatataaataaaatgtatttattattttttgcttactcatttaattttttgcctTAACTTTGAAGGACAGTCATATTTCCTCTGATGGAAAGGACATGAAGGTAAAAGAAGCCGGTAAGTCATGTTGTACTGTATTCCTCTAGGTTAGTTGTCAATTTTCTTAGAACATTAGAATAAAAATGGAGAGTTTTTGCTTATAGTAAAATTCAACTTAAGGATACTTCACCCAGGAATGCTAAAGTGGTTAACATTAACCCTCCTGTTACCTTCAAAGTTACTAACATCTTTTATTCTTGGGgtcaatttaatattaattaaaattgatACTTAAGTTTATGTATAAAAGTCACTGaataagaagcaaaaaaaaaattttaattattcattttgagaCTTTAAACATTGGAGTTAAAGTGACCCCAAATATAATAGGAAGGTTAAATGATGCTGAAGTTTCACAAGCAATAAGATACTGTAACACGTTAGATGATGTGTGGaaaaaaccttaagaggaaccagatttgaaagggaacccatcctcatttgggtaatgcAAGATGgcagataaataaatcacttttacaATTATAACAAGATGTGTTCTAGTTAATATGAAGCTCACTTGGGTACATGGTGTCCCAGCCTTATTCATGAGTATAAACccccgtttaaaaaaaagagagctgttttattttttcagtggAGGAGAAGCGTGTTAGAGTCCGAGAGAAACGAAGACGTAGACGAGAAAAGAACTGTGAGAAATATGGAGACAAGCACAGGTAATAAAAGCGTATCTCTGGTTCAGTCATGAGTCTGACTTAGCTTAACAAGTAACTAGAAAAGTTTCTCCAACAATTaactaataatatatttgaattaacttcaaataggtttttagattgaatgtttttttttattggggtttttgcttttgtttgcttttgcaAACTGGGCAAATCTTGAACCTGAAACATAAATCAGTTTTTAAATCAAAGGTGAAAAGCATAGAGTTTGCTTATGGAAGTGATCATGCCAACTCAATCTACTGTTCAGAATGTACAAATGTCTTGTTTCTCTTTAGATTAGCTTTCACATGTGCCTTTTGTAAATTTCGGACGTTTGAAGACAAAGACATTGAGAAGCATTTTGGAAGTACACATCATCATGAAACACTTGACTACATACGACGGCAGGCTAAGTTTGATGACCGGGTCATCAAGTTTCTCCATGTAAGTctgcttaaaattttttaaaaaggaaattattTGAAAGTgattttgattttctttttccttttttttttggtcatcaaAGGATTGTATGGTACACAAGTTTCGTAAGACTGTGACTACTTTGTGCAAGTTACACGGCCTTTCAGGCCAGAAAGGCAACCAGAAAGTCATGGAAGGTAggctttaatttctttaatataaccagctttttttttttttttttaagtaattaattaaagctAGGTTTCAGagaataataatataagaataATGAGAATAATGGATAAAAGATTTAAGACTGATGCCCCTTTAATATCTAGTCTAGTAACTTTAATACCAAGAGCTAGTAATTTCATGAATCTGTTTGGTCGCAAGATTGTTGCTTTCATTTTCCAAAAGATTAGCTCTTATGATCACGCCATGAAGTTTATATGGGGTATCCAAGTCAAAACGggacttatgatgaaatttcttgtgaatacacataaaaccaattgacatttcCGGAGGACTTCAAGCACGATTTGGTGATGACTCTAATCCACAGTAAATTTAAATGCTGCAAACAATTTCAAAATCTTTGCGGATCTCTGctgaagcccactgcagttgtttctgtgaacattcagagTGTGGACCACCTGATTCTTAAAAAATTGACATAACTTGCGGCAGCTTGCAGAAAGGACGTGTGTCTTTGGAAACTACACAAAATGGCCAGTATTTCAGATGTGATTCAGGTAGTCTGAGCATTATCTTCAGGGTTTCTCCCTTAATGGTAGAAATAGAGGAATAGTTCTTTGACAGAAACTCCACATACTCTAAGCCtaataacaataagaaagatTATTACcctaaatatttatgtaattatacTCTTTAATAGAGCATTAggtatgattgtttttttttctgttaaacatcaatggatacagtCTGAgctgtcagtgctttgtaataGTCGAGGTTTCcacttcaggacaggaatcattGCCCTTTCCATTATACTGTTTTGTATAATGCTAAATATAGTTATAAACTGTTAAAAGCATGCTACGTCTTTTctgtattaaagaaaaatatacaatttGCTGTGGTGAAAGAGAAATCAACTGTTCAGGATGTTCTCTTTACTAAAGGATACCAGGATCACATCAATGCGATCATCCTATAATCGCACATTTACGTTGTTTTGTTACATATAATTGAATGATGCTCTAattgagatgcccaaattttaTTCATGTTATACAGGGATTACCGAGGATGACTACATGAGAAAGGTGGAAATGGTGCACTGTATGGCCTGCAACATATACATTCCTGCCGTCTTTACTTCTGTTCAGCAGCATCGCCGTTCATCTCtacaccaaaaaaataaagtggtaCATCAACTAGACTATTGTGCttctattatactgtatatataattcttttttttttgtctttttcttttttttgatttttaaatttttttttacacatattaAATCAAACTGTggatttacttatttatttttctctaaagGTGTACAAAGAGCAGCTGAAACGGGAGAGTGTGCTGACAGCAAAagccataataaataatgacagtTTTAAAGTTCGCTATGAGAAGTACATCAAGGTAATTGCGATTAAGACTCATGAGCTCATACATGAATACTGTAGTCGTGTATGATCTCATAAGTCTTAGgcatcagccataacatgaccatgtgcctaatattgagtaggctCCGCTTTGCTACCAAAACAGCAATGCGCTGTTTGGTCCAACATCTTTCTGAGAGAACTAGCGTTAATATTTTTAGCACTTTGAGATACAGTAGCTTTTCTAGTGGGCCAGACTGCACGAACCAGCCTCTGCTCCCCACATGCTGGTTCACTTGTATTCCTTCCATGGATCACTGTTGGTAcagtaggtcctgaccactgcagaacAGGTTCATCCCCCAAGAACAACAGTCTTTAAGTTGCCTTTTGCACCATTTAGGTAAACAATCTTGGAAGTGTTGACTTATTTGTTTCAATCTCTTCAACTGTACACTGTATCTAGCActtacaatttggcccttgtaaAAGTCACCCAAATTCTTATATTTgccctctttttttatttatttattctttataaatacatttattgttttttttccttttttgcttttaaaacattatcttcaGGCGATAAATgtccacttgctgcctaatagaTCCCTCTCACTTTCAGGTCCATTGTAACAAAGTGACTGTAACTGTGACCAGGTTGTGATATTTGATAGGTCAGAGGAAAtctgactattaaaaaaaaaaaaaaaaaaaaagataaaactgcATCTTTTATGGGATTTACCAAAAttggtccaaggaaggaaaaccagtaaACGTTGTGAAGTGAAGACTGGCccatgtagtccgatccaaGAAAAGGTTTTATAGCTGAAATTCTTGAATAGTTAATACTGGAtcatagaaaggtgtcagaacaaaCAGTGTTGTTTTGGTGgtctactcaatattaggcaggtggtcatgtTATTGCTAATCGGTGTGTATGtcctatatataatatacacacaaGGTTGTCCTAGTGTAATGTGTAGATTTGTACTTTTCAGGGAGAAGACCCTTTTGTAACGGATGCTAAAGAAGACACTAGCTCAGATTTGTCTGAACCTGAGGAATGATAATATGAAAAATGATGACTGACATGAACATGCTCTAATGCTTTATATAAGTCTTCTCAGTCCATGTGATGTCCTACAGCTTTGCCATCTCTAAAGTTGTGCAGTTGGAGGTTAAGCCTCTCAATATAAGGTTGATCATTTTTAGTTTAACTTTATTGGCAGAAATACAGGTGTTGTGTAAGATACCAGGTTTACTGTGTTAAGTATTGTATTAGTAGTGGATAGTTGTTTAAATGAGTGTGCAGTTGTGTATTGGACAATGCATGTATGCAATGAAGTCTCTCATGCCATTCTtgtgtctgtctcttttttctTACTCTGCTAATTTCCAGTCCCTGTTCTCTTCATTGGTCACATACATGCATCATAATTGATCAacagaaaaatgtttatataggGGTTAAAATGCTTTGTGTTCCTCTTGTAAATAATGATCTGTTGTATGTAAATTAtactgaacattttttattttttctcctatTCATCCCCCTGACTTATTGATCTGTGTATATTTTCAAATTAAGAAATTGGTACAAAATTGCACAAGCCAGATTTGTTGCATTTATTTGTCTATGTATATTTTGGTCTGTCCATGTGTCATCTGGCACATTGGGCGACAGATACTTTCCACCCTGGAGATGTAGCTGTCATTTCTGTGGCTTTTCTTAATGGGGTTGGGTTGCCAGCTCGACACTCGATTGTCATTctcacactatggacaacttgGGAGTGCCTATTAGCCTGTGTGtcttttggattgtgggaggaaacccaccaagcatggggagaacatgcaaacttcatgcatacagacccaaggcaggactCGAACCTGGAGGGGCAAGGAGATGATGCTAAGCCATTGTGCCTCCATATTCATGTATATAGGTTGTAAAAAGCTTGATACAGCACTGTTATTTTAAATGAGAGCTTTGAAGGCCAAAGTGGAGAAGAGTTCCATGTGAACCCAAATGAAGATTGCTAAATTGCTTTTAAATGTGATGTTAATCCTAATGATTTTTACTatgttttaagcaaaaagagaaTTTGATACtcaaaagcaaatttttttttacatttattacaagtTATTAAAGCAGGGCTGATTGCCTTactttaaacaaatacataatttatttatgtagaaaTATTTGAGTCAGCCACTTAATGTTCACTCCCAGCTTTAGTGGGTTTAGTTGTGGAGGTGAGcacaaaaaacactttttgtaTTTACACTATGCACTTATTAGCCAAATAAACACTGACAGATCTTCAAATACTTCACAGATTGTTATTTTTAGAATCGGCTTACACATATTCCTTCCAGGCTGACTCACTTTTAGATATTTCTTAGAAGTAGGATTGCTTTTAGACCGCTGCTACTAGGGCTGAGCctttaaaaacatacacacctATAGTGTCTGAATCCAACATATCTCATGGTCTAAAGGGCTTCTGAGTCGCTTGCAGAGGCCCGTTATGGCAATGTCATCATACTGAGAAGTCAAGTCACCTCCTCCACAGAGAACACAtcattattttctttgcatCATGATGCCCCCTTACCCACTTCTGCCTTGTACTATCCAGTGTCCTGTCTGGGATATCTGCCACCTCTGTGGTTCTTTCTGTTGCCTCTAATGAGACAGGAGCTCCGTGTCAAATACACATGCTTGTCAGAAGCTTACAATAGCAGCACATCTATGTGTAGCAAGACAAGTCCGTGTCTCATGAATTCAACGAGACAGTAATCACAAAGGCTGCAGCAgtaaacaaactttaaaactCAAGCCTGAGGTGATGAAATGGTGCAGTCTACAGCTTGTGTTGTTTGGTAGGCAATGATAGAGAATATGTGTCTGGTTTAAGAAAATCATTACAATCATGACAGCAAGTAAAGATGATAATTCTTGGAAAGAAGATGGTAAACATTATGTAGCTAAAATTAGCCTTTGATTTTATTCAACAATTATGCCACGATTACCTAAAAGACAAAAATGCATCTGGTTGGGTTTttggactctgtgtgtgtgtgtgtgtgtgtgtgtttctggaaATGGATACTGTGTTAGTAGGGCATTAAGTGGAAATGGTCTGCATTTTCATCAGATCTGTTAACTAGTGTGTGTTGCCCAGAGGAGAGGAGCTGAGATTCAGCGTTGGCACTTTGTAAGCACTTGCACAGATGATGAGCAGTAATTATGGTTTAATTATATCTTTagggcatctctctctctccatctcagattcacacacatactgacACACAACCCTGCATGAAAAACCCCAACCATCTACAAATTAAGACATATTTTGAAAACATTCAGTGATtaaaagcagctttacgtggtCTACTAATTGCCACGTGAGCCTCATGCGGTCATTATATCTTGGCAGCTTGTGAGACAGCCAGGCACCAATTGGGCACTGAGTAGCTGTAATTGGGACAAGTTGTTGTTAAAAAGGGCATCCGTTGCTCGACTTTGACAGGCGCTTTGGCCCCTCTATGGCCTGGAGTGAGGACTCGATTGCTCCTCCTGCTCCCATAGGCATCGCGGCCTCGTCACTTATTAAAGGAGCCTGTCACCACAAAGTGACACGTGTCATGATTGGATCTGTCTGGGTCTTTGGCTTGTTAGTACACAGGGCATGGAGAACTGAGAAgactttttttccattaataacTGTTAGTTTTATTCTTTAGAGGCCatgtcttttttgtctttttccctCTACTTTTTCCGCTTTGTCCTTTTATGTGTTCACTCAGTCTCTTTCTCGGTATTGGAATCTTCATCTGGTTCTCAATACTCTGAgaactctgtttttttccctgtggTGTTGGTCCTCTTGCACAGGGCTTCTAAGCCTTTTTAAAGCTCAATTTTCACTCAGGCCAGTCGTGGtgtacaaacacatacacatatggCACCTCTGTTTTCTTTATGCCACTCCTCTGGAGGACCACCTCATCCTTTTAGCTTTTTCCACAGGTAAAATTGCAAAGAGTCTCTCCTGTGTCTCATAACACCCCCACCTGGGGTAAAATCTATAATGGAGTTTGGAGTCAAGCAAGAGCTTCAAAATGGGCTGCTTTAATCCACATGCCTAGCACTCAGAAGGTCAGGAGAGACCACGGGAGAAAAGGGCAGAACAATACCCCATGATAACACAGCATAAGAGCACCCCACAGACTCGACTACTTTCACAAAATAACCTGTAGTTCGAACATCATGGCTTCTTAAACTTTTACATTTCGGTGATGAAttattcaaaatataaactCACTGAAATATGAAACGTGTGAATCAACAAAAGGGCTACAGTATTAACTACACCCAAAGCTTAAGAATACTCTAAGCTTTACTACTAAgacttttatacatatataaataatttatagttGTCCATAAGGCGTAACCCTAAACAAAGCTAATTGGgactaaaattaattaaagctcTGGCATAAGAAattggtatatacagtatactgaatATTAACAATCCAGGTTCTACAAGTCCCATGATTGAACATTAGAGGGCTCTCCAGTATAACCAGTATAACTTTGCACCActcgggggaaaaaaaccttaaaaatatttaagtgtttgtttcaATGACAATTATCTACTGTATGCTTTAGTTTTAATGTCTATGGATGcatatttttctactttttttatgtctttatgtgCTATCCAGCTTTCTTTGTTTGAGCTCACTTGCACACCTCCAGGAATCACAGTAGGCCATTTGTGTACGCTGAAGTCACAAATTAAAATCAGTCATTTCTGATTCATGTATTTTTATCTAGCATACATGTTATATTTTTAGTCTGTTTCTAagttatttacacactacaaaaCGCGTAAACAGCTCGCATTACTACCAATGACAACCAGCTTGTTTTCTGTAAGCTTATttccaatatttaaaaaactcaCTAATGGTTCATTACATCCATGTCTGACAATCTTTAATAATTCATCATGTCTCCTTAAAAACACCCTCAGCCTGCCTTCGCTCACTCCGTGTTTTCTACTGAGAGGAAAAACAGGGAATTGCATTTTCATTGCagctataatttttttggtaaactttccatttaaatcatttagccACTGTGTTTTAAATTCAAATGAAGTGTAAGGCTTGGCGTTGTGAGATTGTGAGCAAGTTCCCCCCTGTGGTGATGCTGTGTTTGTtgaaggaaatgaaaaaatcgaaaaaaaacaaaaacaaatcaagatcatttctttttatgagAGAACCTTGAGACATAATGC of Clarias gariepinus isolate MV-2021 ecotype Netherlands chromosome 6, CGAR_prim_01v2, whole genome shotgun sequence contains these proteins:
- the znf326 gene encoding DBIRD complex subunit ZNF326 isoform X2; translated protein: MMSGDSRGKISEIAPRSFQESYGLFQKYADGASSSSTLMDAENCDSWQQFRLFPSTSETSYGSYEFFGLGAPDAGSSCDGTQTAAVLDDVLDCRLPYLGSSRRSRSPFSDSDSSQYTSFSDISGSSTLFDTPCSRPRPIGSRGRGGDTAAMCRVKSRGIFRSRGAVNFQGFYSNMATPVSRGTKRMLMASVPPSKFAKKQRVEMSAGLNFEKDSHISSDGKDMKVKEAVEEKRVRVREKRRRRREKNCEKYGDKHRLAFTCAFCKFRTFEDKDIEKHFGSTHHHETLDYIRRQAKFDDRVIKFLHDCMVHKFRKTVTTLCKLHGLSGQKGNQKVMEGITEDDYMRKVEMVHCMACNIYIPAVFTSVQQHRRSSLHQKNKVVYKEQLKRESVLTAKAIINNDSFKVRYEKYIKGEDPFVTDAKEDTSSDLSEPEE